Within the Kluyveromyces lactis strain NRRL Y-1140 chromosome A complete sequence genome, the region TCTTGGGATAAACTAGTGTTGATATCTATCACGTCACTTAATTTATCGCTAAGCATGTCAATTTGATTAGCTTCGACAGCGTCGCGTGAATACATCAGCTTTCCTACTGTAAGATGTCCTAAAGATGTTCCCCATGTTATATTCGGTCTGTCTCCATCGGCGTATTGCCTCAATTGCGATGATTgatcttccaattctaATCGTAACTTTCGTATTTTCGCTTCGAGATATTTGGTATCCTTTTCTCGATACTGGATCTTGGTTATCTTAGTAACTTTGCGCTCCTTTTCTGGCGTATTTGCAGATTTATTGTGTTCAGATTTAATGAAATGTGTCCTTTCAATCAATTTATCTTGAGCTTTCCGTAATTGTAGGTCTTGATCCTTTAATCTGTCTTGTAGATTATCGACGCGTTGCAGTAGTTTATTTATAACATTTACTACTAGTTTATCACGATCTAATTGCTCTTTTTCACTCGATGATTCATTGCTGGCACTACACTGTAATTTATCATCTTTTAAATACCCTTTCTTGGTCAATTCATCGTTGATATATTTCACCGCATCAGCAATAGAACTAAACTTCTTTGACATGTTCGTATTATGAAAATTCAGTAGAATCACAGCTAGTGTCGTACTTCAGCGATGGAAATATTACCATTAAGGATGAAATATCTCATTCACTCTGTTTTTTATCTCGTAATTGTGTGTATGTGCACTTATATAAAGTATAAATTAACATTACAATTTATATCTAAGAAAAGTGTGTCTAGTTTTCGTTTCGGTATGACATTGAGCATAATAACAAATCATTCTTGGTAACAGATCATCGATGTTTAGAAAAAGCCATCTTGTATCGTTTCGTAATGCGGAGGAGCGTTGTCtcaatttgaatattattttagtttttattttgttatTCTTTAAATCCCTTAATGGTGAGcatcttccaattcttccaacaCTAACCAgtcaccttcttcaacttcagcAGATTGTTCATTAGCTTCGCTGACGGTTTCGACACCAGAAGATGCGtattccttcaaagcatcgGCAGATTGCAATTCTAGTTCTGGAAGCTTTGGAGCAGCTGGGGTGGTCCATGGCTTAACAGCACCTTGGGCATCGGCAGCTGTGATTGGCTTCAAATTCACGGCCTTCAATTCCTTTAAGTATAGGTCTTGGATGACATTACGTCTGATGAAACTGGTGGAAAAACCACGGCTGGCTCTCAAGGTCAATGGTACGGCTCTGAACATTATGTAACACTTTCTTGTGCTTTCCCTAGGCTAGTCTAAAACACTTCATTTATAAGTTACCGGTGTCTATTCGCTCACTAACGGAATCTTCATTCCAATTAAACCTTTGAACCTCAATTTTCTTGGTGCATATAAATCATATAATACGAACATGATATTTATTGGTTCGTTAGTGGTGAtgagtcacgtgaacaCTTGATTGGGATATATAGCTGTATACTAATGCACCAGATACATGAGTACAAACCCACCTCAGATCGGCGAATGATACTCATGAGACAGAAACTGATGCTTGTATTGATCATTAACGTTATGTTACGGGGCAGGATCATTACCTCTTCAACTGCTTCACAGTATGATTAATGGActtctgaagaagagacGGATCATGAAACTTCATCGAGTAAGTATTATTCCAGGCCAACGTCCTTGGAGGTGGGAGGACGGACGTAGATTCGTTTAAAGTTGGTTTTGCGACACTATTACGGTTTACGTTTCCTCTTTGTGGCTGTTTACTCACTTTTAACAAATGACCAATATCTATTCGGTTCTCTGGTCTGAAAATTCGTTCGTAACCTGGAGATCCTTTGTAAATTGCATCAAGTACATCAAGATCATCTAAAGTGTCTTTATTCTTCGTTATTTTCATCATGCGTTTCCTCCTATTCGTCGGACAATGTATCACGCATCGGGGAGCATTTCTTGATTCCGTGACTTCTTTCTCGTGCGGTTTCCTATTCTTCGTACGTTTAAGCTTCTTGGATTCTTCGATCAAGGATATGTTTCTATAATAGTCGGCCACAAGCCGTATGTGGTTCTTTCCTAGAAGATGTGATTTCCGCACACTGGCAGTGTCATGTGTAAGGTATGATTTACAGTACCAACAATAAAACCTTACCATTCCGAAAACTTAGTCAATGTTGATTAATACTATGATACAAGGCTAACGAGATTCTATGATTTGGCTCTGCGGTTTATGAGacttctttttgattttctttcctgTCCATATAAACACAGATCCAATTGGTTCTCGGTTAAGTTAATATTTCGGCTTTTACTATATCAAAGTATGAATATTGTGTGAAATCTACGTAGAATACGTAAAGAGGAACATGACTTTCAGATTCATGATTTCCcagaatcatcaaataGACAATGCAATGTACTGAGCAGCATAGTATTGGGAATACTTCCTTTACAGTACATGCGAATTTCATTGTCAGTACATAATAGTGACGATCCATAAAAATGACATGTTACCCGCCTTTGGTGAAGCTCCAATCAACTCTAATTCTCGAGcatctgaaaaatttatAATTGGACCATCTCATCCTATAACAGAACGATCAGGCTGATTGTTCTTTACAGCAAGGGTACTTTGTTTGATTACTATTCGTTTCTCTTAGTCTAGCGTTTTCAGATAGTGAACAACGTAAGTCATTCGGAATGTCTTTCTTGGCCCCTAGATTTTTGACCACCAAGGTTTTCAGACCTATGTCTATTGGTGCAAGaaccttttcttcgtcaatCCGTGTCTCTGCTGCTGCTTTTGACCGTTCTAAACCACATTTGAACATTGGTACCATCGGCCACGTCGATCATGGTAAGACTACTTTGACTGCTGCCATCACCAAGACTTTGGCTGAACGTGGTGGTGCTGATTTCTTGGACTACTCTTCCATTGACAAGGctccagaagaaagagCGAGAGGTATCACTATTTCTACTGCACATGTTGAATATGAAACTGACAAGAGACATTACTCTCACGTCGACTGTCCAGGTCATGCTGATTACATCAAGAATATGATTACTGGTGCTGCCCAAATGGATGGTGCTAtcattgttgttgctgctaCAGATGGTCAAATGCCTCAAACCAGAGAACATTTGTTGTTGGCTAGACAAGTTGGTGTTCAACACATCGTTGTTTTCGTTAACAAGGTTGACACTATCGATGACCCTGAAATGTTAGAATTGgttgaaatggaaatgaGAGAATTATTGACCCAATACGGTTTCGATGGTGACAACACTCCAGTCATCATGGGTTCTGCTTTGTGTGCTTTAGAAGGTAAGCAACCAGAAATTGGTGAACAAGCAATCATGAAGTTATTGGACGCTGTTGACGAATACATCCCAACTCCAGCTCGTGATTTGGAAAAGCCTTTCTTGATGCCTGTTGAAGATATCTTCTCCATCTCCGGTAGAGGTACCGTCGTAACTGGTAGAGTTGAACGTGGTAACTTGAAGAAGGGtgaagaaatcgaaatcGTTGGTCACAACACCACTCCATTCAAGACCACTGTTACTGGTATTGAAATGTTCAGAAAGGAATTGGACCAAGCTATGGCTGGTGATAACGCTGGTGTCTTGTTGAGAGGTGTCAGAAGAGACCAATTAAAGAGAGGTATGGTCTTGGCCAAGCCAGGTACTGTCAAGGCTCACACCAAATTCTTGGCCTCTTTGTATATCTTGACCAAGGAAGAAGGTGGTAGACATTCCGGTTTCGGTGAAAATTACAGACCTCAAATCTACGTTAGAACTGCTGATGTCACCGTTGTTTTGAAGTTCCCAGAAGCTGTTGAAGATCACTCTATGCAAGTCATGCCAGGTGACAACGTCGAAATGGAATGTGAATTGGTTCACCCAACTCCTTTGGAAGCTGGTCAACGTTTCAACATCAGAGAAGGTGGTAAGACTGTCGGTACTGGTCTAGTCACTAGAATCTTGGAGTAAAGATCCAATAATTCCTTATAatgtcttctttttcttcttgtaaATAGCTAAACCAGGAAAAAACATAATAAATCCCCACTTTACATATGTATTAGATAACTTAGGTGCGCAAATACTCTTTTATATTCCAAACGTTAAGAAACATTCTCAAAGTCTCATTAGCTTTTACCGTAATAATTTAGTCCATCCATATTGCTCTTCAGCCATGTCGAAGTGTCTAACTGAGATTAATCGCCCGGTATCAACTCTAGTGACTCCGAAGAAATATTTAATTACAACCCGGCTCGTTCATTCTGTACGGAAAATTCTAAGTTGATTCACAGCTTTACTAATGCAGAAAAACTTTCCGTAAGTTACGTGAAAATATACCGAATACATCTGATGGAAAAGACTAGATCCATGTTAACAATGGGATGTCTCGGAACCGATGAAGAAATGATTCTAGACATGCAACTCCGGTGATATAAAACATGCAGAACCCCAAACAATGCATCACTCAAGAAAAAGCACTTTCGTCTTTTCAGGTGGGAGACCAGCAAActatcatcttcaatggtTGAGATAGCAATGCACAATTCCTGACttatttgtttctttacGCTTCACTGCCGAGCGAAGACCAAACTGAAGGAAATCCCGTCAAGGCATGATAGTATGCAGTAAGCTCTCCTTAAGTGACTGCTCATAATCCCGGAGGGAAGTTTTCCTGTGaaacatcaaaaatttgCAATGTCGATGCTTACTGCAAATGGATGAATGAACCGTTTTTGTGACATTTAttgtaattttttttttatctctGACCATCTACGTGTCTGTCTGTGCGTATAAAAGTATGCAGGCTCAAAATACCGTTCTGCGGCAGGTAATCAATTGAACATTCGCCGGCTGAAACTAAATTATGAACGAAAGTGGCTGGAACACTTAGcagaaatttgaaaagacaaaCGCGAATTCAATGTTGGATGTATCGTCCAATGAAGACGCAAATCTATTGATGTAACTTTTCCCGTCACACATTGTTCggaagaaaatgaaacaacTAAGTGAATTATGTTTATTTAATCTAGTTCTTGATTTAACATACCAGTATATTCTGGGTTTATTTGTAACGGCTTACGAGCCATTCAGATCCGGCTGCCTTCCCTCTACACTATAGTCCATGTTAATGCAGTTAACACTTACGGTTTTTTATAGGTATATCCCCCTTTGGTTTGTGGATAGCTTTGTTTTATTGCGATCAAACTGAGAAAGCTGGACAAGTTCGTGGCACTGTGATTATATAATTGAATTATCTGTCCTTATTGCGAACTGAAAACATTCCGAGTGCTTCTAGCAAGGGTCCGAAAGGAGATGTACCAAACAAATAAAGGTAGCGATAAACACCGGTTGCTCACCGCCAGTGAAACCTGTAATGTAAATATCTTAGGCTTGCTTATTCGATACAGCGGCAATCTTTTCTATCTATAATCGCGAATCAGAATCTTGCAGATCAAATCCGATCAGGCATTGACAAAGTTTGCCTCATTTGTTCTTGGTGCTGTCTGATGCTGACGCTGGCCAGCAGCTGtagcagcagcagcagatTTGAATTCGTGTCTCTTATAATGCCTTAGCATATTGCTTTTGACGTTGAAACGCTTGTGGCAATTGCGCTTGGGGCATTTATAAGGTTTATCACCGGTATGTATGGAGAGATGCGTTTGTAGCGTGGAAGGTCTAGAACAAATCCTGCCGCAGATATGACATTGGTTTTTCTTGAGGGGGAGACTCGAATCGTTGATTGGCATGGCGTTTGTTATGGAGCCATCCAGCTCGGTTTTGGAAATTCGGAGCGTAGTTTCTCTTTCCGTTGTGGAACCTGAACTGTGATCGTCTTTATCATTCACTACACTACCATCCTGCTCTTCTTGGATCTGGCTAGCGTTTGCCGTAGAAGGTATTACTGGCCCAGCAGCATCGTTTGTAGTCACCATCATCGGCGGTACTGGGGTGGTTCCTGTTTGATGGTAATGGCGATCTTGCAGTGGCTGAAATTGCGATGACTCTTGGCTTACGCTATCGTGATGTTGGATCGGGAAATGTTGTTGGTTTTGATGATACATGTTCGCCGGCTGAGACAAAGGGTAATGTTGGTGACTATTATTGatgtcattttctttcattagCAAAGTATTCACTGGCGGGAGCTGTATCAGAACTCGGACGTTGTTTGCGGCAGAGAGATCGCTTTTGGGCTTTTCAGCAACGCATCTTTTCGCCTCGATTGACTCTCTGTCATTGACGCTTTGCGGTAGTGTCCGATAGCTGTAATTCGATTGGAAGTTCACAAAGGATCCAACAGACCTCATCGGTGTGTAATCCATACTATTATCGTTTGAAGTTGGCAAATTGCTGCTAGTGTCAGTAACGACTTGACTCACTGAGTTTCTGGTATTACTGGTGTTATTATTTGCGACTGTCGTCTGGTTGGTGTTCCAACTAGTAGAAAGTGGTGACGGGAACGCTGTTGTTGGGACATACGTACTAGCATGaagaatattcaaaatttgtAAAACCTCCGTTTGTATAACATTATGTTCAGTGCTATTCACAGTCTCATCTGTCACGAATCCTTCCACAAGTCTTCTCAGCTCTGCGGTTTTGTCCCTAACAAGTTGATACATGacattttttgaagaatgggCATATTTCGCTTCCAACGACGAATGTCTTCTATACGGGACATCCGAGTCTAATACCATATGATGCGTCTGATTGaaattcagattcatcCTAATACAATCTATTTCCGCCCGTCGATATCTTATTTTCCCTTAACCGTCGCGCGCTTTTCTTAAATAGAGGTCAAAAAATTGCCTATAGATCtcacaaagaaaaataacCTTCGAGGAAGAGGAGAGGGGCCTTGGTTCCTTCACTTTATAAATTCAAACTCAAACACGATCGATAGCAAAACGTCAATCGATAACTTAGCAAAGACAAATTGGTTTTCGGGTAGaaatttatcaaagatATATGTAACATTCTGTTTTAAAGtataattcttttctttatattgGATTGTCGAGTATTGGTAACACTTCAACTCATTGGGGGCTTCCTTCCTTAGTCCAAACGCCgtagaagaaaaaaaaatgatatcaaagatAGTGTACCTGAATAACCTGGTCTTACAATTTTAAGCTGCGTTGACAAGGTTCTTCTGAATGAATTCCGTACTCGCAGGATTTGGCCAGTTTCCGTCCCTACGCATAATTCACAGAGTATCTCAAAGAGCCAGATTCAAATACCCGTAGTGGACAATTTGATGGGCTAGTGTAACGTCTTTTAACAGAAGAGGTACAGCAAAACTATACGAACCATACACACAGTaaacaaaaacagaaaaccaaaaaaagttgaaaaatgcaaaacagaaaaaccTAAAAGTTAAAATAgcgaagaagaaattgcGCAATTTGTAGCACACAGGTTTCCTTATTAGACTATCATGCGGTGCACacttttattttaattttgtttattttaATTTGTTTACCTTATTTCATATCACTGAAGTATCCTCTCCTATCCGAATCTGTGCTGTCTTGATGTAACTGGTAGCAACTCGGTACCTACGTGTCAGCCATCCCCGTGAGTGTATTCCCTCAGGCAgtagatttttttttttgcatcTCTGGTAGAGGATGACGATTATGGGTTAAGCAGGTTGATTGACGGTACCTGCTTTCTACTAACATAGGTCTTCCCATATCGTACCATACATGGCTAACAAGGTATGAAACATGGTGTTGTCTTTTGGTGTCTTGGCTGtgaatcttttctttcatatTTGCCATGAAacactttttctttgaaccGGACACGGACACGGACACGGACACGTCTAGCGTCTTGGTACTCCAGACATTTCCATGCATTACTGGAAGGAAACTTATGTAAGGGGAATGGCGATCCAATACAAATAACGGATCTaagatctttgaatttgggATTAGGACAGACTCCCTATAGACTGCATCGTGGGCCTAAATCCACTCTCTGCGGTTTCTGTGGTTCTATGTTTGCCTGAAACACAGGAAAGCTTTAAAGACATGCACCCCTTTTGCCAATCCTGATCATCTCCATCAAGTACATCATCGAAATGACCTGATAACGAATAATCCTTTTAGGAGTGAAAACACCGAATCTCCAATTGTTTGAACCAAAATTGTACTTCTGTTTTTGTAGATTAATTTTAGTGTTTACaaatttgttttgtttctgcGTCCCATTCTGAGCTTGCAAAAAATCGTTCGAACGCGCTGTAAAGGGAAATATATCAGGCCATTGTTTCAAAAGCTGCATTTGGGAATTTCCCTATTCGCGCCGTTAGAGGTCTTTCCCGCTTTATACATGGCGAGAGTTGTTTTTGTAAATACCTTTCAGAGTAATGCCTTCTTCTAAACCGCTTTGGGTCAATACACTGGTCAGGTCAAGTCTAGTCTCCCTTGAAAGTGCATGACGAGATTTGATTTGCAGCTCTCTCTGATTTTTGATCCAACGTAGAACTGCTGAAGTGGACCGTGGGCGTATGAGATATCAGGAGGGGTGTAGGATTTACGCCCCCCCCCCCGATCTGCACTTGAGTTGCAAAGAAGCTGGCAAAGCAAAACCTTCCGGTagttattttttttcttactAACAAGTCAGtacaaaacaagaaaaaacatCAGCTTAGGAAATTTTAAAGTTTTTGTTGAGCTTAGATGCACTACTGCACTACTGCACCTGCACTGTATACACTAAAACCTGTTCCTTTTGGAGTTGATTCGTTTTTTGACATGGACCGTCAAATTGTTATGTCTAGTGCTATGCATGAATAAACTAACATAAGATTTACGGGCGATAGTTTGGCTGGCTTAACGTTGATCAGGGTACTTTCAATTATACAgataggaaaaaaaaagttagGAAGAATAGTTTTCGTGCGTTTCGGAGCATTTTTGTTAGAGTAGGTTATGAATATCTCTGTATCTATATGTTAGTTCTCCAACAATGTTGAAGGTGAAAAATTGCAACGGTGGTCCACATCACTATTTGCGTTCCATCGAGGTATGTAGTTTGTATTCCTTGATTACTCCGCAAGAAATCCAAGCGAAAATCGAAATTAGGAAACAGAATGCGAATGTTGATTTGCAAGCTTGCTCGTAACATTGAATCAAAGTGGCCTGGATAAATTTCGGTGCGTTGGCATGGACGTATTCAGAGGATTCACTTGCTTGCTTTATAATAGATAGTAGATATTCCTTGGAGTATTTGTCCGATTCGAATTTCATGACAGAATCAAACAATGATCCAGAGAGCTTGTTTCTGAACAAAGCAGCGCCTACGGACACACCAAGTGTACTACCAGTTGATCTGAAAGCGTAGGAAATTGACGTGGTAGCGGCTTGGTGTTCATGTGGAACCGCTGCAATCATGGCAAGAAGTGTAACCGTTATCAAGACAGAAGATCCAAAGTGAGGTAATGGGAGCAAGATGTACTGTCTCCATGTGCTGATATCGGGCTTCATTAGCAACACTTGTAGTTGCCCAAGGACCATTAGACCGGTAAATTTCAATAGGAACCCGTAGTAACGGCCAGTCTTTTTCATGTAGTATCCAGCTCCGATTGAACCGAACGCAGtactgaagaaatttggTGCTATACGTTTACCCATATCTGTAGGCTTGAGATTCTGAACGCTGGACCAATAAACAGGTACATAGAACGCTAGAGTGACACCACTCATCATACAGAACCAATTCGCGAAAGATGCGCCAAGTATACTTCTGTTAGTCAAAAATCTGATCGGCAAGATGGGATCATCTGAGATGTAGAGCTCAACGTAAATGAAAGCAGTTCCTGATAAAATAGTTGCTACTACTAGTaacttgaaaatattaCTGTTGTAAGGAATCTCTTTACCACCCAGGGAACTGGCTAACATGAATGCGAATAAGAAAGTGACTAATGATAAGGAACCGAGCCAGTCAATTCTCTTTAGTTTGTCTTTAATATCAACTTTACCATCCTTATCATTAGAAACAAGACCCAATCCCTTGCAACCAGGTggtaatttcaaaaatatgataataaGTACTAAACTGATAGCACACAGTGGTACTTGCACCAAAAATGCCATTCTCCATCCATTTTTACTTTCACTAAACCAACCTCCAATAAGACCTCCAATGGCAATACCAAGgccaaagaagaagttgaagatacCTTGATAAAGTGCTCTAGATCTTAGTGGGACAATATCACTGGCAGTGATACTTCCCAAGGAGGTGACACCACCTCCACCAATACCAGCAATAAATCTACCTGCCACCAAGGTCCACAGATTTTTGGATAGTCCACATATTAAGCATCCGAGAATGAAGAATAGATTACTGATAATAATCAAGGGCCTCCTACCAAAGATATCAGAAATTTTCCCATATAACGGTTGAAATGTGGCACTACTCAACAAGTACGCCGTGGCAATCCAGGATATATGTGATAATTCATTAAATTCTGAGGCAATATGGGAAAGCAAGGTGGTTACGATAGTATTATCCAGAGCTGCCAAGAAAGATCCCAAACACATTGATGATATGATGATATGAAGTCTTGCGCGAGACATTTCAGAAACCTGTAATCCTTCACGAGCTTCATCCTCACTCTCCAACAAGTGTTCCGTTTCTGCCACCTCGGCACCAACGTAAGCTGGCAAACCTTCGGATAATTCCGGATTCAAAGCATTACGAACAGGTTGTAGCAAGGAGGTACGGTCAGATTCTACCATTCGGAGTTTGTCTTTTCTGGTTCAATCGTAAACGTTACAGTGAATAAAGGCGAAAAGATAATGTACTGATATAGCTAAAGTATATAACTCAGAGACCTTTCTTTCCCTGTTTCAACCTTGCTATAATGTAGTAACACTTAACAATAAAACTAGTGATATGGTGAACGTATAATCTATGGTATATGGATCCTATCTGAAGACATGTTTAattcatctcatctcacAACTCTGTTTTATACCTGTTTCTAATTTTTCGAGTCTTTTTTTCCCACGTACATAGCGGGACCTTATCTTAGGCTCGCTGTCTTTTGGTTGCATTTAATTTAAAAGCGGTCGGAAGACAAGACATTGTTGCATAGTGAGTAAGGTGATTGTAACATTTGACAGGCTGTACGTTTTATCGTAAATGCACTTATATAATCTGAACCAAGTTATACTATCAGCTATTAAGTTATGGAATTAGTGTTACTGTTAAATGTTGACAATGAGCTTTCAGCCGAAAATTACATGCCACGGAAAACATTCTTAgaagctcttcttcttccgtCGAATCTGGGCTTCGTTCTACCATTGTCCACCTTGGCGgtttcatcatcgtcgTCACCATCGCTGTTGTTTTCGAATTtaactttcttcttcttttgaggAGCcttctttggaacaaaCGTTAGTTCAGCTTCACCACGATGATTTTTGCGTACAATTGCATCTTTAGATCTACTGGAACCAATCTCTTTATTAAGTTGTTTTACCTTCTTATCGAATGTCATGTTAATTGCGTCTTGTTCGCGAGATTCTATTTGCCCCACAGTCAATTCATTCATGAACTTTTGTTCCTTCTCTTTTGCCTCTCTTCTACGTTTCACTACCGCTACTTGCTTAGCGATGgccttcttttccttctctgACATATCTTGATCTCTTTCACCGTTTCCTTCATCAGACTCAGATTCGGATTCAGAGTCAGATTCGTCTGAATAGTTAGATTTGCCATCTCTAGCGgctattctttcttcatccgATTCTTCAGCCGCCGTCAAAGCTCTAATACGCTTGGCGGCACCTTCCGAGGTTTCTCTAGCAGATTTAACAGGATTCAATTGCTTGTAATCATAGTCGTCTTCATCCACTTGGAAGgcatcatcttcaaacaTTTCCTTGAAACGATCATCTTCCAATACTTTACCAGCAACTTTATCACCACGTTTTTCGCTCAACTTATCAACCAACATCTTGTTAACCTTGACCTTAGATGTAGTAATAGCACCTGTACTCTTGATTCTTGAttctctttccttttcaatcCGACGTctaatttctctttctctttcatcaCGGTAAGAGTTTGGATTAGCAATCAATGCTACCTTATCATACAACTCTgtattgatgaagaaaccgTGCATGTATGCTCTCAAAACCTTGGAGCCAATCAAGTGAgtcaaattcaatttcttcacaTCTGCCTTCGTGATGAATCTGTAGTTCGAGTAAACAGAATCGCTTGGTttctcttccaattcttctgtGATCGAATCCAAGAACGAACACCACCTTGGCGCTGGCCCTAGATTTGGAATATAATACGTATGCATTGGAATACCTTCATTGGCTGTGAAAAACATACCAGTGCCTGGAACATGCTCAATATCGTTGATATCAACACTTGGTTCCATTGAGGCATAAGCTTTACCATCGTTCTTATTCCATATCTTGGCAATTCTCTTATCACATGTCAAAATTTTGTTGGAATCCTCTACTGAATCTAACCATATAATCTTGTTCACTGCAAAACCATAACCCTGATCCTTCACTATGCTTGGTTCAGAAGTTCTTAAGTCGTATATATAAGAGTAACCGTTGGAAGTACCACATGCAAAATTGAGTCCGTCGTTCTTGAAGCTTGAGCACGTTACTTGGAAGTCTGCAGAATCGAGATTATTTTCAAGATGAAGCTTGGCGACTCTTGACCTACTTCTTGGATCCCAAAATTCAACGACGTTTGTTTCCATGGATGCTGCTAATAATCCATTCACCTCATTGATGGATACATGATTAACACCTTCTGTATCCAGTTTGAAAGGGTTTAAAAACCTACCCTGCTCCAAATTTAATCTATAAAGTTCATTCGATGATGCGCCGACGTATAAGTCACAGTTCACTTTATTGTATGCTAAGGACCTACCAAATTTGGGAATACGAGTAGTGTAATGGATACCACCTTTATTTTGGAACTGAATGGTTCTATCATTCTGTAAATGAACGGATTTAGTCCAGTCCTCAGAAAGTATACAGAAGTCTATGTTCTCGGCATCTGTATGTCTCtcaaatttcaatgatagATTACTAAAATCATAAACATGAATTTGAGGTTTGTAAGTACCAGTAGCCATCACATAATTCCCATCCGGAGTGACTTTAATTTTATTGGAGGCTTCGCTAAACTCAAAATCTTGAATCAACTCAACTCTAT harbors:
- a CDS encoding uncharacterized protein (conserved hypothetical protein), giving the protein MSKKFSSIADAVKYINDELTKKGYLKDDKLQCSASNESSSEKEQLDRDKLVVNVINKLLQRVDNLQDRLKDQDLQLRKAQDKLIERTHFIKSEHNKSANTPEKERKVTKITKIQYREKDTKYLEAKIRKLRLELEDQSSQLRQYADGDRPNITWGTSLGHLTVGKLMYSRDAVEANQIDMLSDKLSDVIDINTSLSQDLDAATRLISNMNKTIYTKFVLQIPDTTSKTVTVDKSDHHEASSQALNELTRDWEDIKSQLP
- a CDS encoding ATP synthase subunit H (similar to uniprot|Q12349 Saccharomyces cerevisiae YLR295C ATP14 Subunit h of the F0 sector of mitochondrial F1F0 ATP synthase which is a large evolutionarily conserved enzyme complex required for ATP synthesis); protein product: MFRAVPLTLRASRGFSTSFIRRNVIQDLYLKELKAVNLKPITAADAQGAVKPWTTPAAPKLPELELQSADALKEYASSGVETVSEANEQSAEVEEGDWLVLEELEDAHH
- a CDS encoding uncharacterized protein (weakly similar to uniprot|Q05900 Saccharomyces cerevisiae YLR298C YHC1 U1 snRNP protein required for pre-mRNA splicing); translated protein: MVRFYCWYCKSYLTHDTASVRKSHLLGKNHIRLVADYYRNISLIEESKKLKRTKNRKPHEKEVTESRNAPRCVIHCPTNRRKRMMKITKNKDTLDDLDVLDAIYKGSPGYERIFRPENRIDIGHLLKVSKQPQRGNVNRNSVAKPTLNESTSVLPPPRTLAWNNTYSMKFHDPSLLQKSINHTVKQLKR
- a CDS encoding elongation factor Tu (highly similar to uniprot|P02992 Saccharomyces cerevisiae YOR187W TUF1 Mitochondrial translation elongation factor Tu comprises both GTPase and guanine nucleotide exchange factor activities while these activities are found in separate proteins in S. pombe and humans), whose protein sequence is MSFLAPRFLTTKVFRPMSIGARTFSSSIRVSAAAFDRSKPHLNIGTIGHVDHGKTTLTAAITKTLAERGGADFLDYSSIDKAPEERARGITISTAHVEYETDKRHYSHVDCPGHADYIKNMITGAAQMDGAIIVVAATDGQMPQTREHLLLARQVGVQHIVVFVNKVDTIDDPEMLELVEMEMRELLTQYGFDGDNTPVIMGSALCALEGKQPEIGEQAIMKLLDAVDEYIPTPARDLEKPFLMPVEDIFSISGRGTVVTGRVERGNLKKGEEIEIVGHNTTPFKTTVTGIEMFRKELDQAMAGDNAGVLLRGVRRDQLKRGMVLAKPGTVKAHTKFLASLYILTKEEGGRHSGFGENYRPQIYVRTADVTVVLKFPEAVEDHSMQVMPGDNVEMECELVHPTPLEAGQRFNIREGGKTVGTGLVTRILE
- a CDS encoding C2H2-type zinc finger protein (weakly similar to uniprot|Q6Q5F4 Saccharomyces cerevisiae YPR015C) codes for the protein MNLNFNQTHHMVLDSDVPYRRHSSLEAKYAHSSKNVMYQLVRDKTAELRRLVEGFVTDETVNSTEHNVIQTEVLQILNILHASTYVPTTAFPSPLSTSWNTNQTTVANNNTSNTRNSVSQVVTDTSSNLPTSNDNSMDYTPMRSVGSFVNFQSNYSYRTLPQSVNDRESIEAKRCVAEKPKSDLSAANNVRVLIQLPPVNTLLMKENDINNSHQHYPLSQPANMYHQNQQHFPIQHHDSVSQESSQFQPLQDRHYHQTGTTPVPPMMVTTNDAAGPVIPSTANASQIQEEQDGSVVNDKDDHSSGSTTERETTLRISKTELDGSITNAMPINDSSLPLKKNQCHICGRICSRPSTLQTHLSIHTGDKPYKCPKRNCHKRFNVKSNMLRHYKRHEFKSAAAATAAGQRQHQTAPRTNEANFVNA
- a CDS encoding uncharacterized protein (no similarity); translation: MHGNVWSTKTLDVSVSVSVSGSKKKCFMANMKEKIHSQDTKRQHHVSYLVSHVWYDMGRPMLVESRYRQSTCLTHNRHPLPEMQKKKSTA